One stretch of Bremerella cremea DNA includes these proteins:
- a CDS encoding MFS transporter, translated as MIYRFCLYGFLKNQRYFAPFWILAFLDKGLSFATIGILIGFREISVALLEIPTGAVADTVGRRWAMIFSHVAYVAAFLTFGFTTSLYALFVAMFAFSIGEAFRTGTHKAIIFAWLKSQGREKEKTQIYGITRSWSQMGSAISVIIAAALVFWLENYTVIFWISAVPAALNIFNFLSYPSSLDFAGDKKPQRMEAMLSLWQATLSCFTSKNLRRPISESMAYEGMYGASKDYLQPLLQSVALAMPLFTAWENTQRTAILIAVVYAVLYVLGSFASRYSGPIALYLGNEQKAARYLWAAYGGTFALLLLGTITHWSILAIGSFIVLAVMQNIWRPILVSRVADEADEHAMATVLSVESQAKSLGVSLLAPLIGFAIDRMPTEYQLTPIAILGMAIALVALLTSPKLPSPDQAEAGSQGSDPS; from the coding sequence TTGATTTATCGATTTTGCTTATACGGATTTCTGAAGAACCAACGCTATTTCGCACCGTTTTGGATCTTGGCGTTTTTGGACAAGGGGCTATCGTTTGCCACAATTGGCATACTGATAGGATTCCGCGAGATCAGCGTGGCCCTGCTTGAAATTCCCACAGGTGCCGTGGCCGACACGGTCGGTCGACGCTGGGCGATGATTTTCTCGCATGTGGCCTATGTGGCGGCGTTTCTGACGTTTGGGTTTACCACGTCTCTTTACGCTTTGTTTGTGGCCATGTTTGCCTTTTCCATTGGCGAGGCATTTCGTACGGGAACTCACAAGGCAATTATCTTTGCTTGGCTCAAAAGCCAAGGGCGAGAGAAGGAAAAAACGCAAATCTATGGAATCACCCGCAGTTGGTCGCAAATGGGATCGGCAATTTCGGTGATCATTGCGGCGGCGCTCGTCTTTTGGTTGGAAAACTATACCGTCATATTTTGGATCAGCGCTGTTCCGGCCGCGTTGAACATCTTCAATTTTCTGAGCTACCCGAGTTCACTCGACTTTGCAGGCGACAAAAAGCCGCAGCGGATGGAGGCGATGCTCTCTCTGTGGCAAGCAACATTAAGTTGTTTTACCTCGAAGAATCTTCGCCGTCCGATCAGCGAGTCGATGGCCTACGAAGGGATGTATGGGGCGAGCAAGGATTACCTGCAACCTTTGCTTCAGAGTGTTGCGTTGGCGATGCCGCTGTTTACTGCCTGGGAAAATACACAGCGAACGGCCATTTTAATTGCCGTGGTCTACGCCGTTCTCTACGTTCTGGGCAGTTTCGCTTCGCGATATTCCGGGCCAATCGCCTTGTACTTAGGGAACGAGCAGAAAGCCGCGCGTTATCTCTGGGCTGCGTATGGGGGGACGTTTGCGTTGCTGCTGCTGGGGACGATAACCCATTGGAGCATTCTGGCGATTGGCAGCTTTATTGTGTTGGCCGTGATGCAAAACATTTGGCGGCCGATCCTCGTCAGCCGAGTCGCCGACGAAGCGGATGAGCATGCCATGGCAACCGTTTTAAGTGTTGAATCGCAAGCGAAGTCGTTGGGAGTCTCACTTCTGGCTCCTCTTATCGGCTTTGCCATCGATCGGATGCCGACGGAATATCAGTTAACCCCGATTGCCATTTTGGGGATGGCGATCGCTTTGGTGGCCTTACTTACTTCGCCTAAGCTTCCTTCGCCTGACCAGGCAGAAGCGGGCTCGCAAGGATCCGATCCAAGTTGA
- a CDS encoding efflux RND transporter permease subunit has product MMRRIISFCVHEPLIMIVVTTALVCFGWFAAQHVPIDAIPNIGENQVIVFTAWPGRSPKDIEDQITYPLSVAMLAVPEAESVRGKSLFGYSFVQVTFHDSTDFYWARSRVMEQLGTASAMLPEGVTPTLGPDATGLGQVLYYTLDPPPGMNLAELRSLQDFVVKYELQSVLGVSEVASVGGYVRQYQIEIDPDRLRFHNVPLDQLVDAVRKSNIDVGAKTVESGGMEFIIRGRGFIGDNQDSATAIEDIEETVVRSRDGIPLRIRDLGHVQLGPEFRRGAIDLNGTEAVGGVVVMRYGENPRAVIERVKEKIKQVEPSLNGVKINIVYDRTGLINETIATLTSALTQEIMITALVILLFLLHVRASLVVALTLPVAVLMAFVAMYIFGIDANIMSLAGIAIAIGTMVDMGIIVSETIYDQLASWEREGRPGGSPRRRQIIVEAASEVAPAVVTAVMTTVVSFLPVFMLTGRDYKLFAPLAWTKTFSLIAALIVAVTLVPLLSRYLLRSSQANRKLRILAAMGLAITGLTLGFFFGDMLQAATGVSQLPLSIIMAVLFGLLGYWMTSERLRPVDENPTSRLILWIYEPLLRLFLARKGTFLLIPSMVILLGLGAWIGLPTVLKPAEQGAKLLGANLNEVPGYVELKHTFTGLESDDWIALDEGSWFYMPSLYPAASFSQAMEVLQTQDALIKEIPEVKDVLGKIGRVESALDPAPAAMIETYVMLKPADQWREGVTTQDIWEQINAVATLPGVTPASPLQPIEGRVVMLQSGIKASMAIRIFGDNLAGLADASLQVAQYLKTLPQVNASTVNPDIVLGKPYVEFNVNRDMAARYGMSTAMVNQVIETALGGANVTQTVEGRERYPVRVRYERQLREQLYEMDDLPVVTHSGEVIPLSNLATMETTWGPGAINSEDARLVAHVSFQPSGTMGDLETAESVKQSLLAAQKDRKLQLPPGYSFEPVGSFENQIEANQRLMWVIPLVIFINLFIIYLQFRHIPISLAVFAGIPVAFAGGMLCLAVNSVEVNTAVWVGFIALFGIAVDDGVVMATYLDQVFTRKRLETITDIRNATVEAGMKRIRPCLMTTFTTIIALIPVILSTGRGSDVAKAMAWPVIGGMTVELLTLFVVPVVFAGFKELKMNLGLHDRHWAGTE; this is encoded by the coding sequence ATGATGCGTCGAATTATCTCCTTCTGTGTTCATGAGCCCCTGATCATGATCGTGGTGACAACCGCGCTGGTCTGTTTTGGCTGGTTTGCGGCACAGCACGTGCCGATCGACGCGATTCCGAATATCGGTGAGAACCAGGTGATCGTCTTTACAGCGTGGCCAGGTCGCTCTCCTAAGGACATCGAAGACCAGATCACGTACCCCTTATCTGTGGCCATGCTGGCCGTGCCGGAAGCGGAATCGGTGCGCGGTAAGAGCCTGTTTGGCTATAGCTTCGTCCAGGTTACTTTTCATGACAGCACCGATTTCTATTGGGCTCGTTCCCGGGTGATGGAACAACTGGGGACGGCGTCGGCTATGCTGCCCGAGGGCGTCACGCCCACCCTCGGACCCGACGCGACCGGCCTAGGACAAGTGCTGTATTACACGCTTGATCCTCCGCCAGGGATGAACCTTGCCGAGCTTCGCTCGCTGCAAGACTTCGTCGTCAAGTACGAACTGCAATCGGTTCTTGGTGTCAGCGAGGTGGCCAGCGTGGGGGGCTACGTGCGGCAATATCAGATCGAAATCGATCCAGATCGTCTCCGTTTTCATAACGTCCCGCTCGACCAACTAGTCGATGCGGTACGGAAGTCGAACATCGATGTCGGCGCCAAAACGGTCGAATCTGGCGGAATGGAGTTCATCATACGGGGGCGGGGTTTCATCGGCGACAATCAAGATAGCGCTACCGCGATCGAAGATATCGAAGAAACCGTCGTCCGTTCACGCGATGGAATTCCTTTGCGGATTCGCGACCTGGGACATGTCCAACTGGGACCAGAATTCCGCCGTGGTGCCATCGACTTGAACGGAACGGAAGCGGTCGGCGGGGTGGTCGTGATGCGCTATGGCGAAAATCCCAGGGCCGTGATCGAACGAGTGAAAGAAAAGATCAAACAGGTCGAACCCAGCCTGAACGGCGTGAAGATCAACATTGTTTATGACCGAACCGGCTTAATCAACGAAACCATTGCCACGCTCACCTCGGCACTAACACAAGAGATCATGATCACGGCGCTTGTGATCTTACTGTTCCTGCTGCACGTACGCGCAAGCTTGGTCGTAGCACTTACCTTGCCGGTCGCCGTGCTCATGGCTTTTGTGGCGATGTACATCTTTGGCATCGATGCCAATATCATGTCGCTTGCCGGAATCGCGATCGCGATTGGCACCATGGTCGATATGGGAATCATCGTTTCGGAAACGATCTACGACCAATTAGCCAGTTGGGAGCGCGAAGGACGACCTGGCGGAAGCCCGCGCCGTCGGCAGATCATCGTTGAAGCTGCCAGCGAAGTGGCCCCGGCTGTGGTGACGGCCGTGATGACCACGGTGGTTAGTTTTCTCCCCGTCTTCATGCTCACAGGACGCGACTACAAACTGTTTGCCCCTTTAGCATGGACGAAAACATTCTCTCTGATCGCGGCATTAATTGTCGCCGTGACGCTGGTTCCACTACTAAGTCGCTACTTACTGCGGTCTTCGCAGGCCAACCGCAAACTCCGAATCTTGGCAGCGATGGGCCTGGCAATTACCGGCCTCACGCTCGGCTTTTTCTTCGGTGATATGCTGCAAGCGGCAACCGGGGTTTCCCAGCTTCCCCTCTCCATAATCATGGCGGTTCTGTTCGGCCTACTGGGGTATTGGATGACCAGCGAACGCCTGCGACCGGTCGACGAGAACCCGACCAGCCGTTTGATTCTTTGGATCTACGAACCGCTGCTTCGTTTGTTCTTGGCCCGCAAAGGTACTTTTCTCCTGATCCCCAGCATGGTGATTTTGCTGGGGCTAGGAGCATGGATCGGACTCCCCACCGTGCTGAAACCAGCCGAGCAGGGGGCCAAACTATTAGGCGCCAACCTGAATGAAGTTCCGGGCTATGTTGAGTTGAAACATACCTTTACCGGCCTTGAGTCGGACGATTGGATTGCTTTGGATGAAGGAAGTTGGTTTTACATGCCGTCGCTTTATCCAGCAGCAAGTTTTTCTCAAGCGATGGAAGTTCTGCAAACCCAAGATGCACTGATCAAGGAAATCCCAGAAGTCAAAGATGTGCTGGGCAAGATTGGCCGCGTAGAGTCCGCGCTCGATCCAGCCCCTGCCGCAATGATCGAAACCTACGTGATGCTCAAGCCTGCCGATCAATGGCGAGAGGGGGTGACAACGCAAGATATCTGGGAACAAATCAACGCCGTGGCCACCTTGCCCGGCGTGACGCCAGCCTCGCCCCTACAGCCAATCGAAGGACGCGTGGTGATGCTGCAAAGTGGTATCAAAGCCTCGATGGCTATTCGAATTTTTGGTGACAACCTGGCCGGGCTTGCCGACGCTTCCTTGCAAGTTGCCCAGTACCTGAAGACTCTTCCTCAAGTGAATGCCTCGACGGTCAATCCAGATATTGTGCTCGGTAAACCGTATGTCGAATTCAATGTCAATCGCGATATGGCCGCCCGTTATGGGATGTCGACCGCAATGGTAAATCAAGTGATCGAGACCGCCCTGGGCGGGGCCAATGTCACCCAAACGGTCGAGGGGCGGGAACGCTATCCGGTCCGCGTGCGATACGAACGCCAACTACGTGAACAACTTTACGAAATGGATGACTTGCCAGTGGTAACCCACTCTGGCGAAGTCATCCCGCTGTCGAATCTCGCCACCATGGAAACGACTTGGGGCCCTGGGGCTATCAACAGCGAAGACGCGCGACTTGTCGCCCATGTTTCTTTTCAGCCTTCGGGCACGATGGGCGACTTGGAAACGGCAGAGTCTGTCAAGCAAAGTCTTTTGGCCGCACAAAAGGACCGAAAGCTGCAACTGCCCCCCGGCTACTCGTTTGAGCCCGTCGGTTCGTTCGAAAATCAAATAGAAGCCAATCAGCGTCTTATGTGGGTGATTCCACTGGTTATTTTTATCAACTTGTTCATCATCTATTTACAATTTCGTCACATCCCAATCTCCCTGGCGGTCTTTGCGGGAATTCCTGTCGCTTTTGCCGGAGGCATGCTGTGCCTGGCCGTCAACTCGGTGGAAGTGAACACGGCGGTCTGGGTGGGGTTCATTGCCTTGTTCGGAATCGCCGTCGACGATGGCGTGGTCATGGCAACCTACCTCGACCAGGTTTTCACGCGCAAACGCCTGGAAACCATCACCGATATCCGCAACGCAACCGTCGAAGCAGGCATGAAACGAATTCGCCCCTGCTTGATGACGACCTTTACCACCATCATCGCGCTGATCCCGGTGATCCTTTCGACCGGGCGGGGAAGCGATGTCGCCAAAGCGATGGCTTGGCCGGTGATTGGTGGCATGACGGTCGAGCTATTAACTCTCTTCGTCGTTCCGGTCGTCTTCGCTGGCTTCAAGGAATTGAAAATGAACCTTGGCCTGCACGATAGGCATTGGGCTGGAACCGAATAA
- a CDS encoding efflux RND transporter periplasmic adaptor subunit — protein sequence MTTSSPLGNASSPPEPKRQTLHWWIGRLVPFGLFLATGVLLIVLLGIAQRVGWIGVADSSSASSSAGEQQIYTCPMHPQIRQPGAGRCPICGMELVPASSGSADLDQFAVKIEPAQRRLAQIQTAPVLSEPVSTSVATIGAIEIDESRQATIAAYINGRVERLFADYTGVVVAQGDHLAVVYSPQLYAAQAEYLESRAMAQRMNVASLESVRDAQEKLLRNSRQKLIELGMTEQQLSELETTGKPESRLTIYAPIGGTVIEKLAEEGKYISAGEPIYRIANLSTVWLMLELYPEDASRIRFGQEVQAELTSRPRETLTGRVAFIDPKVDQKNRTVGVRVELNNEDGRLRPGDYAEARIEIPITSQGKVYDEQLAGKWISPMHPQIIRDAPGQCPICGMDLVPTSRYGFTKEPIGRQPSIVIPRSALLTAGKNSVVYVETEPGRFELRNIKLGPILKDKAVVLEGVEPGEMVATTGNFLIDSQMQLAGKPSLIDPTRYVQPQVRNTPMKFDSIEIANIQGAGGEALEAMYQTYFAIQNQLASDKVPVPEAAEHLFQLATHLSNDQQFSESVREQLATIAKHAEHLHHLSLAEARKNFKPISHAVLTLSTEVRGSSSSQPFHQFFCPMVPEGEGDWLQLSDQLLNPYYGSEMLRCGEHVRAIPPETTVSQPAPNQPASPAGVR from the coding sequence ATGACCACGTCATCCCCTCTTGGAAATGCGTCTTCCCCTCCCGAACCAAAACGGCAAACGCTGCACTGGTGGATCGGACGTCTGGTACCGTTTGGCTTGTTTCTGGCAACCGGCGTCCTCTTGATTGTGCTCCTGGGAATTGCCCAGCGAGTCGGTTGGATCGGCGTGGCAGACTCTTCGTCAGCGTCCTCCTCGGCAGGCGAGCAGCAGATTTACACCTGTCCCATGCACCCTCAAATTCGGCAACCAGGGGCAGGTCGCTGTCCGATCTGCGGCATGGAACTGGTGCCAGCCTCGAGTGGAAGTGCCGACTTGGATCAATTCGCCGTCAAGATCGAGCCAGCCCAGCGCCGCCTGGCCCAGATTCAAACAGCGCCGGTTCTTTCCGAACCTGTTTCCACAAGCGTGGCAACGATTGGTGCGATCGAAATCGATGAGAGCCGCCAGGCCACGATCGCAGCCTACATCAACGGCCGGGTTGAACGACTTTTTGCGGATTACACCGGAGTTGTTGTCGCTCAGGGTGATCACTTGGCGGTTGTTTACAGCCCGCAGCTTTACGCGGCCCAAGCCGAGTACCTTGAATCCCGCGCGATGGCGCAGCGCATGAACGTTGCTTCCTTAGAGTCCGTTCGCGATGCCCAAGAGAAACTACTGCGTAACTCGCGCCAAAAACTGATCGAGCTAGGCATGACCGAGCAGCAGTTAAGCGAGCTAGAAACGACCGGCAAGCCTGAATCTCGTCTTACGATCTATGCACCAATCGGCGGAACCGTGATCGAGAAGTTGGCCGAAGAGGGGAAGTACATCTCGGCTGGCGAACCAATCTATCGAATCGCGAACCTTTCGACCGTGTGGCTCATGTTGGAACTCTATCCGGAAGATGCTTCCCGGATTCGGTTCGGTCAAGAAGTGCAAGCCGAGCTAACGTCTCGTCCCAGGGAAACATTGACGGGGCGCGTCGCCTTTATCGATCCCAAAGTCGATCAGAAAAATCGCACCGTTGGGGTTCGAGTCGAACTGAATAACGAAGATGGCAGGCTTCGCCCTGGCGATTACGCCGAAGCCCGGATCGAAATACCGATTACTTCGCAAGGTAAAGTCTATGACGAGCAGCTTGCCGGGAAGTGGATCAGCCCCATGCATCCACAAATCATCCGCGATGCCCCAGGTCAGTGTCCGATCTGCGGCATGGATCTCGTCCCGACGTCACGTTATGGCTTTACCAAGGAACCCATTGGACGCCAACCATCGATTGTCATCCCGCGTTCGGCCCTGCTAACCGCCGGTAAAAACAGCGTGGTGTACGTCGAGACGGAACCTGGCCGCTTCGAGCTCCGCAATATCAAGCTAGGCCCCATCTTGAAAGACAAAGCGGTCGTTCTGGAAGGTGTTGAACCTGGAGAAATGGTGGCGACCACTGGCAACTTCTTGATCGATTCGCAAATGCAACTTGCCGGTAAGCCAAGCCTGATCGATCCGACTCGCTACGTCCAACCCCAGGTTCGCAACACCCCCATGAAATTTGATTCCATCGAAATTGCCAACATCCAAGGGGCCGGCGGAGAAGCTTTGGAAGCCATGTATCAAACCTACTTCGCAATTCAAAACCAACTCGCTTCCGATAAAGTTCCTGTCCCTGAAGCCGCAGAGCATTTGTTCCAACTTGCCACGCATCTTTCCAACGACCAGCAATTCAGCGAATCGGTACGCGAACAACTGGCCACGATTGCTAAGCACGCCGAGCATCTGCACCATCTTTCGCTGGCCGAAGCGCGAAAGAATTTCAAACCAATCAGCCATGCCGTGTTGACCTTGTCGACAGAAGTTCGGGGGAGCAGTTCTTCGCAACCGTTCCACCAGTTTTTCTGCCCGATGGTGCCAGAAGGGGAAGGAGATTGGCTACAGCTTAGCGATCAGTTGCTTAATCCGTATTACGGCAGCGAAATGCTTCGTTGCGGCGAGCACGTCCGGGCGATTCCTCCCGAGACCACCGTAAGCCAACCAGCCCCTAACCAGCCAGCCTCGCCAGCAGGAGTTCGCTAA
- a CDS encoding TolC family protein, which translates to MLALRKINFFPLATLALLGGCAATEPSRSDDMGPLAPAAEQFIASPAPSASTARIPQAADVLAHEIVPSTITLVAHQQYSPADALAELEQRARDRNPRLTRLYHEYQSAVAKSQYVDKLPDPRFGVNAFGNALETASGSQRANMAFSQAVPWLARLRADEQRAVFDAYAIHAELEAEALRVQAAVRTSWYRLYVLARQIEIAEANQQLLKSLIDVANARIATGAASQGDVLLGTLELSQLEERLLTYRRQRQGVEAELNRLTAQPAGTHIASPQTLSPILPEANAEQMTLVALQNQPEIEAAQMRTQASRWGVEVARLMRRPEFVLSASYYPTDNNRPPSTIVDVGQDPWALGAQVSIPIWREKYDAIENEAKWKHQAAHNSVEELTDRYEALIVDLLAEAHRAHETAMLYQATILPQARQTLAADQEAYSNGTVEFDRVIRDYRSLLTLEVGYHQAIGDLATSLAKLSQAAGQDIALTGLPGSN; encoded by the coding sequence ATGTTGGCACTTCGCAAGATCAACTTTTTTCCGCTAGCAACACTCGCCCTGCTGGGTGGTTGTGCCGCGACCGAACCCTCTCGTTCCGACGACATGGGCCCCCTAGCTCCCGCTGCAGAGCAGTTCATCGCGTCCCCCGCACCTTCCGCCTCGACGGCTCGGATACCTCAAGCTGCGGATGTCCTCGCTCATGAGATCGTGCCTTCCACGATAACGCTCGTGGCCCACCAACAATACTCCCCAGCAGATGCCTTGGCTGAGCTGGAACAACGGGCCCGTGATCGGAATCCTCGCTTAACGCGTCTTTATCACGAATACCAAAGCGCCGTTGCCAAGTCACAGTACGTTGACAAGCTACCCGATCCCAGGTTCGGTGTGAACGCATTTGGCAATGCGTTGGAAACCGCCTCCGGCTCGCAGCGAGCTAATATGGCATTCAGCCAAGCGGTCCCCTGGTTGGCGCGACTGCGCGCCGACGAACAGCGTGCGGTTTTCGACGCCTACGCCATTCACGCGGAACTAGAAGCCGAAGCCTTACGGGTGCAAGCCGCCGTTCGCACCAGCTGGTATCGTTTGTACGTTCTCGCTCGACAAATCGAAATTGCGGAAGCGAACCAGCAACTCCTGAAATCACTAATCGACGTCGCCAATGCCAGGATCGCCACCGGGGCCGCTTCGCAAGGAGACGTATTGCTCGGCACGTTAGAGCTATCTCAACTGGAAGAACGCCTGCTGACCTATCGTCGACAACGGCAAGGTGTCGAAGCGGAACTTAATCGTTTAACGGCCCAGCCAGCGGGAACACACATCGCTTCTCCGCAAACGCTTAGTCCGATTTTGCCCGAAGCCAACGCGGAACAAATGACTCTGGTAGCTTTACAGAATCAGCCTGAAATTGAAGCTGCCCAAATGCGGACTCAGGCCTCGCGCTGGGGCGTAGAAGTTGCCCGACTCATGCGGCGTCCCGAATTCGTTCTTTCGGCCAGCTACTACCCCACCGATAACAATCGCCCCCCCAGCACAATTGTCGACGTGGGACAAGACCCTTGGGCTCTCGGAGCGCAAGTGAGCATCCCTATCTGGCGTGAAAAATACGATGCGATCGAGAACGAAGCGAAATGGAAACACCAAGCGGCTCATAACTCTGTAGAAGAACTGACCGATCGCTATGAAGCGTTGATTGTCGATCTCTTGGCCGAGGCTCATCGAGCCCACGAAACGGCCATGCTCTATCAGGCCACCATTCTACCTCAAGCCCGTCAAACGCTGGCCGCTGACCAAGAAGCTTATAGCAACGGCACGGTTGAGTTCGATCGTGTGATTCGCGATTACCGCAGCCTCTTGACCTTAGAAGTTGGTTACCATCAGGCCATCGGCGATTTGGCTACATCGCTCGCGAAACTCTCTCAAGCCGCCGGGCAAGATATCGCCTTAACTGGTTTACCAGGCTCGAATTAG
- the speA gene encoding biosynthetic arginine decarboxylase — protein MLKENGNRWTIADSTDLYEIDRWGKGYFSINEVGNVVVHPSKSPASSIDLKAVVDRMEDRGIDLPILLRFSEILQNRLKEIHDAFATAINDYEYQNKYSCIYPIKVNQQRHVVEEVLDYGRPYGFGLEAGSKPELLAVIAMTDDTTPIICNGFKDAEYIEIAMYGQKLGRTIIPVVEKYTELELILRTAEQIGVRPKIGFRVKLASRGKGRWSASGGYHSKFGLTVTEVLRALDELKSRGMEDCFQLLHYHQGSQVSNIRYVKAALIEAARIYVDLSKRGAGLKYLDVGGGLGVDYDGSQTDFHSSMNYTLEEYARDVVSHVQSICNEAEVPHPHLLSESGRAVVAFHSVLVFGTLGVAEQGLGELKKEFDDETPTPLRDLKEAYASVSPRTVLESFHDAQMALDMALSMFGNGNLTLEERSEAETLYWNLCFKIRGLISELEHVPEEFEGLDRMLCDTYFCNFSLFQSLPDNWAISQLFPIMPVHRLDEEPQRHAVIGDITCDSDGKIDQFIDRRHIKRTLQLHRYDGKPYYMAAFLVGAYQEVLGDLHNLFGDTNAVHVELDEQGEPTFTHIIKGDTVQEVLHYMQYNEEELTRQMQRSVEQSIKKGVIEQREAGTIMKFYESGLRGYTYLE, from the coding sequence ATGCTGAAAGAAAACGGAAACCGGTGGACTATCGCCGATTCTACCGATTTGTACGAGATAGACCGTTGGGGAAAGGGCTATTTTAGTATCAACGAGGTAGGCAACGTTGTTGTCCATCCTTCCAAGTCGCCGGCCAGCAGCATCGATTTGAAGGCAGTCGTCGATCGGATGGAAGATCGTGGTATCGACTTGCCGATTTTGCTCCGTTTTAGCGAGATCTTGCAGAATCGTCTGAAAGAGATTCACGATGCTTTTGCGACGGCGATCAATGATTATGAATACCAGAACAAATACTCGTGTATCTACCCGATCAAGGTGAACCAGCAGCGGCATGTTGTCGAAGAAGTGCTGGACTACGGCCGCCCCTACGGTTTTGGGCTGGAAGCTGGTAGTAAGCCAGAGCTATTGGCCGTGATTGCGATGACGGACGACACCACACCCATCATCTGCAACGGCTTCAAAGATGCCGAATACATCGAAATCGCCATGTACGGCCAGAAGTTGGGCCGAACGATTATTCCGGTGGTCGAGAAGTATACCGAATTGGAGTTGATCCTCCGAACGGCTGAGCAGATCGGCGTTCGCCCCAAGATTGGTTTCCGGGTGAAACTGGCCTCGCGTGGTAAAGGCCGTTGGTCGGCCAGTGGAGGCTACCACAGCAAATTCGGTTTGACCGTGACCGAAGTCTTACGCGCACTGGACGAACTCAAGTCGCGTGGGATGGAAGATTGCTTCCAACTGCTGCACTATCACCAGGGAAGCCAGGTCAGCAACATTCGTTACGTGAAGGCCGCCCTGATCGAGGCCGCTCGCATTTATGTTGATTTGTCTAAGCGAGGCGCCGGCCTGAAGTATTTGGACGTCGGTGGTGGCTTGGGGGTCGATTACGATGGTTCGCAAACCGACTTCCATTCCAGCATGAACTATACCCTAGAGGAATACGCCCGCGACGTGGTCTCGCACGTGCAATCGATCTGCAACGAAGCGGAAGTGCCTCACCCTCATCTGCTGTCGGAAAGTGGTCGAGCGGTCGTGGCGTTTCATAGTGTGTTGGTCTTTGGCACGCTTGGTGTTGCTGAGCAGGGCTTAGGCGAACTGAAGAAGGAGTTCGACGACGAAACGCCGACTCCGCTTCGTGATCTGAAAGAAGCGTACGCTTCGGTCAGTCCTCGGACGGTGCTCGAGAGTTTTCACGATGCCCAAATGGCCTTAGACATGGCCCTGTCCATGTTTGGCAACGGCAATTTAACGCTCGAAGAGAGAAGCGAAGCAGAGACGTTGTATTGGAACTTGTGTTTCAAAATCCGTGGTTTGATCTCGGAATTAGAGCACGTGCCGGAAGAGTTCGAAGGGCTCGACCGGATGCTGTGCGATACGTACTTCTGCAACTTCTCGCTGTTTCAGTCGTTGCCCGATAACTGGGCGATTAGCCAGTTGTTTCCCATCATGCCGGTCCATCGCTTAGATGAAGAACCACAACGGCACGCGGTGATCGGGGATATTACTTGCGACAGCGATGGTAAGATCGACCAGTTCATCGATCGTCGCCACATCAAGCGTACCCTGCAGTTGCATCGCTACGATGGCAAGCCGTACTACATGGCCGCGTTCCTGGTGGGGGCGTATCAAGAGGTGCTGGGTGATTTGCACAACCTGTTTGGCGATACGAACGCCGTCCACGTCGAACTAGACGAACAAGGCGAACCGACCTTCACGCATATCATCAAAGGGGATACCGTTCAGGAAGTGTTGCACTACATGCAATACAACGAAGAAGAACTGACCCGCCAGATGCAGCGGAGCGTCGAGCAATCGATCAAGAAGGGAGTGATCGAGCAGCGCGAAGCCGGCACGATCATGAAGTTCTACGAATCAGGTTTGCGCGGCTACACCTACCTCGAATAA